The DNA sequence ATCGTCTCCGACTCTGAGAACAATCGCGTCCTCGAGTATCAGCGTGAAAACGCGACGTGGACACGAACCTGGGAGTGGAAAGACGAACGACTCCGGTGGCCGCGCGACGCTGACCGACTCCCCGGAGGTCATACGCTCGTGACTGACTCCCAGGGAAATCGCGTGATCGAACTCTCCGAGAATAACGACATCGTGTGGAGCGTAAATATCGCAACACCCTACGAAGCAGAGCGTCTCGGGACCGGAGATGAGAGCACAACTGGGCGGAGCACAGCTGCACTTGCCAGAGGCCCCATCGAGCCAGCGGCCGATGGTATGGATCGAACTTCGAAGACTGGCCTCTCGTGGATCATCGCCTTTATCACCGGTCCGGTTGTCAACGGCATACTCCATGTGGCACCGACATGGATGACTATCGGAGATCTGGTGGTTGCTGGCGTATTCGGCATCACGGCAGGGACGGCCACCATCTTGGAGGTATACTGGTCAGGAATCGGCCACCGGCTACGGCGATGATCGGGAGACACATCTCACTCGAAGAGCGATTTGAGCAAGGATGGACGATTTGGGTTGTTACCGCCTTCACAGTCGGGCTATCACGGATCGTCGAGTAAGCGCTGTCTCGGAGCGGTCGGATTTTGTCTGACATCGATCAAACCGGGCTCCTCACAATTGGAGAAGCTAGAATAAGAGAGGATCTGCTCAGCAATTCGAGGCAGGGTTTTGGGGCCCCTATCTCGAAAGTACTTCGATTGACGTCACAAATAAGTGTGGTTGCCAAAAGAGAATTATAATCAATATTTGTTTTATTGGTTTCTATACATTCAAATCTCTTACCCAAAACGGGGCAATAGTAACATATTCTACACAATATAGTGACAATTTTTCGAAGGTAACAGAGAACGTCTCCCACGATTAGAAATGTTTATTCTATAATATTTTTGTTTCAGACTCAACTTTTGAAATCAACAATCTCTTTATACCATTGCAGACGGTAACCGTGAACGACAGGTGAATACTCACACCCAGATGGAAGAACAGCAGTCGAATCTCCGTTTCATTCGGCGACACCTGAGCGATATACCAACAATAGCGAGCAGAGGAATATTCAAGAACCTATGTCTATGAATCACCAAAATTCATCGCCTACGGACTCCTTCGGCGACATATTTGATGTCGTTTGTTGTGGGATCGACGAATGGATCACATCCCATGGATCACGAGGAAAGATAAACATCAAAAATAAAATTTACAATTTTATCAAAGAATATTTAGTCGAAACGGGGAACCGTGAAGTAGCAGCAGAAATGACCTACTCGAAATATATAACTGACTGCGACATCGCTATCGGTGACGAAATCGGCATTGCAATAGTTTATGATTTGCCAAACAAAACTGACTGGATTCATCAACGACTACGAGCATTGTCAAAACACTTCAACTACATCGCCATATATGGGCATCGAATTCGCCAAGAGAAAACTGATGTCTGGCGGAACGTAAAGAAAACCATTAATACCTACTCGGGGCGCGCTCATTCAAACCAGAAACATTCTGTAGTAGTCCTTCAGACCTTCGATCTCATCGAGTACAGAATCCCGCTAACGAGACGATATATAGCCAAGAATGTAATCCAAAAATTAATACTGTATCTGATGTGGATTGTATTCACTGTCACTGGCGCGTACCTCCTTGATGCAACCTCGAGTAGTAACGTTCTCTCACAAGCATATATCGGCGCCATTCTCGCGTTCAACGTTGTCGTGATACTCTTTCTTGTTCTATTGGTGAGGATGTGATACTCCTCTCTAACAATGGCTATCGGCGGTAGATGGTATTCGCTGGTTTTGAATTGATGTAGAATCGCCAGGGGATGATTTCTGACGAGTAGCCCTCGAGACCGCTGTCGGTGCTCGAACAAGCGCCGATAGAGAGACGCTAGTCACCGCCGCTTCGGTCATCGTCGTCTGGGCGGCCGTGAATTGGTCCCTCGCTGTCCGTAAGATGGCGTGGACGACGACTGTTACGAACGGCGAGTATCTCTGCCACGATGCTGGTTGCGATCTGAGACGGTGAACCGCCGCCGAGGTCGAGCCTGACGGACGTGTAGAGGCGGTTTACGTCTCCCTCTGAGAGCGGCCGTCCATCATCGATGAACGCTTCTTTCATTTCTTCGAAACACTTTCGAGGACCCATTAGCCCGATATAGGGGGCCGGCGTCTCTAGCAGTTCCTCGAGGGCGATTCGGTCGTCGAAATTGTGCGTCATTACTACGGCGTACGTATCTGTATCGACCTTGTCGCCCGGCTCGGATATCCGCCGGCACCCTGCTCGTCGATTACCATCTTCGCTCCCGGGCGACGGTTCGCGCTCCCATCGACATCGACGACCGGGCTAGAACCGCGTTCCGACGACATCGAGACAGTTGCCGATCGAGTCGATTACGTCCCCCCTCGGAACGTTCCAGTCGCTCGCACTTATTGGAAGAACGTAATCAAGTAGGGCTGTTATATCTTCGCTTTTGCCGGAATCACCTGGCTTGAGCCGAACTAGTGGTGTCTGATTCGGGGATTTCGTACCTCTGTTCGCACCACGATCAGAGTCAGACGGGTTCGACTAAGTCCATACTGACCAAAACCGATCCGGGAACGCCGAGTCCCAGCTAACGACTGCTGTTGCTATTAGAACTTTCTGCTCATTATCCGATGCTGACACAGTGGAACATCGAGTTGCTGGCGGTTGTTCAAAGAAGCGGGAGTGACTAATCCAGACTCACGCCGTATAGCCGCCGAGTCTGGTGCTGATGAGCAAGAATCGTCCTGCGACATATTCTGTATGAGTTGAGCCACGTGTCGCGTGGTTTCCTCGTGCTACGCAGCCATCTATCCTATCGGAGTCCCAGCCGACGCGACTGGCGTGTCTCTTGGACGTTAGCACCGAAAACGTCGACCACTTTTTCCCCGTGGTTCGAAGAGTACGTTACTGCCAACCGTGCAGGATAGATCCCTTTTGTATTATGTGTCGAATTCAGAAATGACTCGATCGTAGCTCTGGATGGAGTACCGTCCGTTCACGCGACGGCTGTCACGGATGTAATGCCCGTTACGCCCCCAAATTTGACACGTTACCTGCGTATTTCGCTGGAATTGGTTCCCTTTTAATGATTGCCAGCTGCCGTCACAAACTGTACACAGGAACCGAATTTTCGGCTCACCGAGTCTCCGACCGCGACTGCTCCTGCATATGATTAATTCCTTGCGCTCGGAGTGAGTAGTCATTTCTAATGGACTAGAATATGGCCGGGTACTACTGGAAAATCTCAACACGGTCCTTTACAGATATAGTGATGTAATTGGAGTTTTCTAACTCGTAACGTACCACCTAGTCCCTCTGAATGCGATTCCCTCTGTTTGGTAGTCATACACAGTGTGTATCCTCGGTAATAAACTCATTCAACCCTTCCGGCAATACCGGAAGTTATTCTATTCTAGTAATTTCATCTAACTCATGACATAGCACAACATCATTAACTAATGCTGAAGATAACGGCACATATATTCAATAAATGATTTATATTGTAGACATTTAATCTTATCAGTAGATATTTGACGATGCCGAATCGTATATTGGCTTATGACGAATCGTCTCAAGGCCATCCGGATCACATTCGAAATCGTAGAAGCCCTGAGTGAACTTGATGGTGCGGGCGTATCGGAGTTAGCATACGCGATCGACAGGCCTGTTAGCACGGTCCATGATCATCTCAAATCTCTTGAAGAACTTGAGTACCTCGTTCAACACGAATCCGAGTATCATGTGGGGACGAAATTCCTCGAAATCGGCCAACGCGAACTCCACCAGAAGCGCTTCTACAAGATCGCCAAACCCGAAATCGTCCAGTTGGCAGAGGAGACGGGTGAGTTCGCCGGCCTCATGATTGAAGAGCATAATCTCGGCGTCATGCTACACTCGCACAAAGGAGACAATGCTGTCGATATCCGCTCATTTCCTGGGGAGCGGATGCCATTGCACTCTTTGGCTGCCGGCAAAGTGATTCTAGCTCATTTACCAGAGGAACGTCGAGCTGAGATTATCGACAAAAACGAACTTCCGGCGATAACGGAAGAGACGATCACTGATCCGTCAACACTACGTGAGGAGCTTTTGATTATTCGGGAGCGTTGGTTCGCGCTCGATCAAGGCGAGCGGATCGAAGACGTTCGAACCCTAGCCGCGCCGATTTTTGACGAGGTGGGGGCGATTGTGGCTTCCATCGCAATTGCGGTCCCTATTCACCGAATGGACGAAAACGAATTCATCGAATCAATGTCTAACCCAGTCATGCGGACTGCTATCATAGGGGGGGCAAATCTCAAATACGCCGACGCATGACGTTGGCAGACGATGCTGAGCTATGACGTGGCGTCGCTCAGTTAATAAGTTTGTGGCGTTGTATCTTTCCGCCGGGCGAACACGTCGAACTCGTCGAGAAAAACGAAGGGAAGATGCTCAAACAACGCGAGTATCTTCGTCTCCACGACATTGAAGAACAACTCTACCGAAGGATCGTCTTGCAGGATCGCTGTGCGCATACCACCTCAGTGTTCACCCTGCTCCTTGTTGTGTTACTCGTTTTATTACAACCTCTGATCGTCACGGACATATATACAATTCACAGTCCAGCGTGAAGTTCGATTTCGGTTTTCGTAAGTGAACATCTATGATCTTCGATGGCATCTTTGACGGTCTAATACTGATTCCAGGGCCCGACTGTTGTCTGAGATTTCAAAGGGAATAACAGCACTAGACCTGTTATGATAGTATATTCCATCATGGAAAGACAATTTCATCTTAAACAGAAGGGTAATTATGAATGGCAGCCGAAGATAGGACAGTTCGCATATACATATTGTGAGTTGATTAATACCTATACAAATATTTGTTCACCTCTATCGAACAATTGGTTTTGAAGATTTTGAACGATAGCGTTGTATGTTCACAAATACCGAAAGTATATAGGCCATACCCTTGAATGGAAGGGCATGCTCACAGATAACACGTCACGGCAGGTTCAGTCGGTCCGGACGGCGTTCCATTTGGTCAACATGATCCAAGAGTTCAACGGGGCTACGCTAGCGGAATTGGTCGAGCATCACGACCTTGCAAAGAGTACCATCCACAACTACCTCGCGACGCTTGAAGGGCTGGGGTACGTCGTCAACGAGAACGGAACCTATCGACTCGGTCTGCGTTTCCTGACCCACGGGATGTCTGCAAAGAAGAGCGTGGCCGTCCAGACGGAGGTCTCCCGATCTCTCAATGCGATCTCCCAGGAGGTGTCGTCCCCGATATGGTGGATCGTTGAGGAGGTCGGTCGAGCTAACTTCCTCGAGTACTTTGGCACGGGATCGCCCAAACGAATATATGGTCGCGTTGGAAAGCGGTCGTATCTGCACACTCATGCGCCGGGAAAGGCTATCCTCGCAGCACTCCCAGATGACGACGTCGAAACAATCATCGCCCATCATGGACTGCCCGAACAGACAATAAAGACTACTACGGACGACGACGCACTCGCCGCGGAACTCGAAACCATTCGCGAAAACGGATATGCAGTCAGTAACGGCGAAGCTGTCCTCGGCGTAGAGTCGATCGGTGTTGCGTTCACGGTCCCAAATGGGGCCGTACACGCGGTTGGGATCTTCGGCTATTCGCAAGACCTCACTGGAGAGAGTAAATTGATGCGGTTGCAGGAGACGGTGATAAATGCCGTCGCTGGCCTTGAAGAGTCGCTACACGGAGGTGGCGATACCCATGTCTAACGGTGATTCGAGGCTGGCGATCCGGACGATGAAGGAGCTGATAGAGACGACGGCGACCGACCACCCCAAGCGGACGTTCCTTCGGTACCGGAATGAGACCTACACGTACGCCGAGATTGATGAGAGAGCGAACGCAATCGCAAACAGCCTCTATTCGCAGGGTGTCCGACAAGGCGATTTCGTCTGCCTGTTTCTCTATAACCGGCCGGAGTACCTGACCACCCTGTTCGCGCTCGCGAAAATTGGCGCCATCTCCGCGCCGATCGACACGCGATTCAATGGTGAGACGCTCCAGCACGTTCTCTCGGAGACCGGCGCGGAGGTCATCGTTCTAGACACAAACACGCGAACCGACTACGAGGCGATTGACAACCACCTGCCGAATATATCGACCGAGTACTTTATAGGGGAGAGCCACGCCAAGTTCTCGTATAGACCGTTCGACAAACTGCTCGAAGGCGACGTTTCATCGTCGCCGACCGTTGAAATCGACGGTTCAGACCCCTTTTCCGCAATTTACATTCAGCAGAAGGCGTCCGAGCGGCCGAAGGGCGTGATGCTTCCTAACTTCTCGTACATCAATACAGGTTGGGAAAGTGCGCACACTCTCTTTGAGTTCACGCGTTCCGACTGTATTTTCACGACCCTCCCGTTGTTCACTAGCTATGCTCTGCAGATCGGGGTCGTTGGGTCCATGCTCACCGGTGCCGAATTTGCTTTCGAGGACCAATTTAGACCGACAGCGTTCTGGGATCAGGTCCGTACCCACGAAGCCACCGTGTTTCTCTACCTAGATCGGATGCTGTCCGTCCTCTATAACCACGGCGACGACGCCGCGGCCTCGGGGAACCCACTCAGGCTGGCAATTGGTCACGGTTACGGCTTCGATACTG is a window from the Natrinema halophilum genome containing:
- a CDS encoding XdhC family protein; the protein is MSSERGSSPVVDVDGSANRRPGAKMVIDEQGAGGYPSRATRSIQIRTP
- a CDS encoding IclR family transcriptional regulator, which encodes MTNRLKAIRITFEIVEALSELDGAGVSELAYAIDRPVSTVHDHLKSLEELEYLVQHESEYHVGTKFLEIGQRELHQKRFYKIAKPEIVQLAEETGEFAGLMIEEHNLGVMLHSHKGDNAVDIRSFPGERMPLHSLAAGKVILAHLPEERRAEIIDKNELPAITEETITDPSTLREELLIIRERWFALDQGERIEDVRTLAAPIFDEVGAIVASIAIAVPIHRMDENEFIESMSNPVMRTAIIGGANLKYADA
- a CDS encoding IclR family transcriptional regulator, which gives rise to MLTDNTSRQVQSVRTAFHLVNMIQEFNGATLAELVEHHDLAKSTIHNYLATLEGLGYVVNENGTYRLGLRFLTHGMSAKKSVAVQTEVSRSLNAISQEVSSPIWWIVEEVGRANFLEYFGTGSPKRIYGRVGKRSYLHTHAPGKAILAALPDDDVETIIAHHGLPEQTIKTTTDDDALAAELETIRENGYAVSNGEAVLGVESIGVAFTVPNGAVHAVGIFGYSQDLTGESKLMRLQETVINAVAGLEESLHGGGDTHV
- a CDS encoding AMP-binding protein, which translates into the protein MSNGDSRLAIRTMKELIETTATDHPKRTFLRYRNETYTYAEIDERANAIANSLYSQGVRQGDFVCLFLYNRPEYLTTLFALAKIGAISAPIDTRFNGETLQHVLSETGAEVIVLDTNTRTDYEAIDNHLPNISTEYFIGESHAKFSYRPFDKLLEGDVSSSPTVEIDGSDPFSAIYIQQKASERPKGVMLPNFSYINTGWESAHTLFEFTRSDCIFTTLPLFTSYALQIGVVGSMLTGAEFAFEDQFRPTAFWDQVRTHEATVFLYLDRMLSVLYNHGDDAAASGNPLRLAIGHGYGFDTDEQLIERFEDRFDTSVLEGYGATETATVASFNRVDDQRGGSVGRPVAHAKIEIVDENDWPVPTGDTGEIVVRSCRPNSMFLGYHGSPEKTAKTCRNQLIHTNDIGYLDDDGYLHFVASKKNTINRGRAAGRISSLEVESIIDCHPAVQESAVIGVTDRTGEEDIKAVVVPREDETVTPVEICRHCEKQLAYLKVPRYIEIRDSFPRTPSGKIQKHKLCGSDTRSSIWDRESGYELSR